In Stomoxys calcitrans chromosome 2, idStoCalc2.1, whole genome shotgun sequence, the following proteins share a genomic window:
- the LOC106080640 gene encoding maltase 2 isoform X1, with amino-acid sequence MVQEEVNNDGADEQMLGADDNDKLAGKRDEVKFIKGGDQNGDAKIDIGNVNGKDKEEAFTGMTKEELMKYANDPFWIRLRWIFFVGFWLIWLGMLVGAIFIIVQTPKCAAPEPLPWYKRGILAKFSNFDATTDNVEIVKQIKASGVIYEMPAELTYNVRDPDVEEKIKNIVNHYKDTEAHVILDITPNYVPKTSRLLKDAMDDDAKRSAFVWIEKPEVPNNWLSLVNGSAWAEVKPNNYVLSQFGDGLYDLHMNDTIVKKELSHVLKHLIELGVKGIRLKNTKFFILSKQIEDERPAENTKYDLTQYGFWTHTQTTFQEGLGDVLYEYLSVIKNISADAFLSVADDVIRPEVYRTASGDMGIDVPLYGKFVKSLSSPKDKDLRSELTNVMREAGNHTWLQWNVEDADANTEVDASATVLFLSLLPGTPVVPVGKEVYGNLSDTISKQIEQSRMSPSYMHGDFAMLPVDPLVAYTRIKSGNPGFLVVFNPTEINQKANVTHPSLPEKMTVVAISDNYNITNVAAKNKIATEDLEVSAFATIILTYVPVKTE; translated from the exons TGACAAATTGGCTGGAAAACGTGATGAAGTTAAATTCATAAAGGGAGGCGACCAAAATGGTGATGCTAAAATCGACATTGGAAATGTAAATGGAAAG GATAAGGAGGAG GCTTTTACTGGAATGACCAAAGAGGAGCTTATGAAATATGCCAATGACCCCTTCTGGATACGTTTACGTTGGATCTTCTTTGTTGGCTTTTGGTTAATATGGTTGGGCATGTTGGTTGGCGCTATTTTCATTATTGTACAAACACCCAAATGTGCCGCTCCTGAACCTTTACCTTGGTATAAGCGTGGTATTTTGGCTAAGTTCTCCAACTTTGATGCTACCACTGATAATGTCGAAATTGTGAAACAGATTAAGGCTAGTGGTGTCATTTACGAAATGCCTGCTGAACTAACGTACAATGTTCGCGATCCCGATGTTgaggagaaaatcaaaaatattgTTAATCATTATAAGGATACTGAGGCGCATGTtattttggatataactccaaaTTATGTGCCAAAAACTTCGCGACTTTTAAAGGATGCCATGGATGATGATGCCAAACGCTCTGCGTTCGTGTGGATCGAAAAACCAGAAGTACCCAACAACTGGCTATCGCTGGTTAATGGATCCGCTTGGGCTGAAGTTAAACCCAACAATTATGTGCTATCTCAATTTGGTGATGGTTTATATGATTTGCACATGAATGATACCATTGTAAAGAAGGAATTAAGCCATGTACTGAAGCATCTAATTGAGCTGGGCGTCAAGGGCATTCGTCTGAAGAatacaaaattctttattttgtcCAAGCAAATCGAGGATGAGAGACCGGCGGAGAACACTAAATACGATTTGACCCAATACGGTTTTTGGACACATACTCAAACCACATTCCAAGAGGGCCTTGGCGATGTTCTTTATGAATATTTGTCAGTGATTAAAAACATTTCGGCTGATGCCTTCCTTTCCGTTGCTGACGATGTTATTCGTCCCGAAGTCTATCGTACTGCATCCGGCGATATGGGCATTGATGTACCATTATATGGAAAATTCGTTAAGAGTTTAAGCTCGCCCAAGGACAAAGATCTGCGCTCTGAATTAACAAATGTAATGCGTGAGGCTGGCAATCATACCTGGTTGCAATGGAACGTTGAAGATGCTGATGCCAATACAGAAGTTGATGCCTCTGCAACAGTGTTGTTCTTATCCCTGCTGCCAGGAACACCTGTGGTACCAGTTGGCAAAGAAGTTTATGGCAATTTAAGTGATACCATTTCCAAGCAGATAGAGCAATCGCGCATGTCACCCTCATATATGCATGGCGATTTTGCTATGTTGCCAGTTGACCCCTTGGTAGCCTATACAAg AATAAAATCTGGAAATCCTGGTTTCTTGGTAGTTTTCAATCCCACTGAGATCAACCAAAAGGCAAATGTTACCCATCCCAGTTTGCCAGAGAAGATGACTGTTGTGGCCATAAGTGATAATTACAACATTACTAATGTTGCTGCTAA AAATAAAATAGCCACCGAAGATTTGGAAGTATCTGCTTTTGCTACCATTATCCTCACCTATGTTCCCGTCAAAACGGAATAA
- the LOC106080640 gene encoding maltase 2 isoform X2, which produces MVQEEVNNDGADEQMLGADDNDKLAGKRDEVKFIKGGDQNGDAKIDIGNVNGKAFTGMTKEELMKYANDPFWIRLRWIFFVGFWLIWLGMLVGAIFIIVQTPKCAAPEPLPWYKRGILAKFSNFDATTDNVEIVKQIKASGVIYEMPAELTYNVRDPDVEEKIKNIVNHYKDTEAHVILDITPNYVPKTSRLLKDAMDDDAKRSAFVWIEKPEVPNNWLSLVNGSAWAEVKPNNYVLSQFGDGLYDLHMNDTIVKKELSHVLKHLIELGVKGIRLKNTKFFILSKQIEDERPAENTKYDLTQYGFWTHTQTTFQEGLGDVLYEYLSVIKNISADAFLSVADDVIRPEVYRTASGDMGIDVPLYGKFVKSLSSPKDKDLRSELTNVMREAGNHTWLQWNVEDADANTEVDASATVLFLSLLPGTPVVPVGKEVYGNLSDTISKQIEQSRMSPSYMHGDFAMLPVDPLVAYTRIKSGNPGFLVVFNPTEINQKANVTHPSLPEKMTVVAISDNYNITNVAAKNKIATEDLEVSAFATIILTYVPVKTE; this is translated from the exons TGACAAATTGGCTGGAAAACGTGATGAAGTTAAATTCATAAAGGGAGGCGACCAAAATGGTGATGCTAAAATCGACATTGGAAATGTAAATGGAAAG GCTTTTACTGGAATGACCAAAGAGGAGCTTATGAAATATGCCAATGACCCCTTCTGGATACGTTTACGTTGGATCTTCTTTGTTGGCTTTTGGTTAATATGGTTGGGCATGTTGGTTGGCGCTATTTTCATTATTGTACAAACACCCAAATGTGCCGCTCCTGAACCTTTACCTTGGTATAAGCGTGGTATTTTGGCTAAGTTCTCCAACTTTGATGCTACCACTGATAATGTCGAAATTGTGAAACAGATTAAGGCTAGTGGTGTCATTTACGAAATGCCTGCTGAACTAACGTACAATGTTCGCGATCCCGATGTTgaggagaaaatcaaaaatattgTTAATCATTATAAGGATACTGAGGCGCATGTtattttggatataactccaaaTTATGTGCCAAAAACTTCGCGACTTTTAAAGGATGCCATGGATGATGATGCCAAACGCTCTGCGTTCGTGTGGATCGAAAAACCAGAAGTACCCAACAACTGGCTATCGCTGGTTAATGGATCCGCTTGGGCTGAAGTTAAACCCAACAATTATGTGCTATCTCAATTTGGTGATGGTTTATATGATTTGCACATGAATGATACCATTGTAAAGAAGGAATTAAGCCATGTACTGAAGCATCTAATTGAGCTGGGCGTCAAGGGCATTCGTCTGAAGAatacaaaattctttattttgtcCAAGCAAATCGAGGATGAGAGACCGGCGGAGAACACTAAATACGATTTGACCCAATACGGTTTTTGGACACATACTCAAACCACATTCCAAGAGGGCCTTGGCGATGTTCTTTATGAATATTTGTCAGTGATTAAAAACATTTCGGCTGATGCCTTCCTTTCCGTTGCTGACGATGTTATTCGTCCCGAAGTCTATCGTACTGCATCCGGCGATATGGGCATTGATGTACCATTATATGGAAAATTCGTTAAGAGTTTAAGCTCGCCCAAGGACAAAGATCTGCGCTCTGAATTAACAAATGTAATGCGTGAGGCTGGCAATCATACCTGGTTGCAATGGAACGTTGAAGATGCTGATGCCAATACAGAAGTTGATGCCTCTGCAACAGTGTTGTTCTTATCCCTGCTGCCAGGAACACCTGTGGTACCAGTTGGCAAAGAAGTTTATGGCAATTTAAGTGATACCATTTCCAAGCAGATAGAGCAATCGCGCATGTCACCCTCATATATGCATGGCGATTTTGCTATGTTGCCAGTTGACCCCTTGGTAGCCTATACAAg AATAAAATCTGGAAATCCTGGTTTCTTGGTAGTTTTCAATCCCACTGAGATCAACCAAAAGGCAAATGTTACCCATCCCAGTTTGCCAGAGAAGATGACTGTTGTGGCCATAAGTGATAATTACAACATTACTAATGTTGCTGCTAA AAATAAAATAGCCACCGAAGATTTGGAAGTATCTGCTTTTGCTACCATTATCCTCACCTATGTTCCCGTCAAAACGGAATAA